AAGTGAGTATACCTGTTTTTGGCATAGTAAATAAcggaataaatatatcaattaccTACTGTGAACTTTTGTTTGTGTGTAATTTTTTAGTGGACGAGTGGATCGAAGTTGAGGAAACAGCGTGAGACAACAATTATGAAGTTTGTCAAGTTACTATTCTATAGGTTGATTTACGGTTTCGCCAATATGATCGGTATGGGAGAAGTGGCTGAAGAATTTGGTGACGGAGTGCTAGCTCCTCCGGACAGCGATTATCGACAAGAAGACGCAGAGGACGATTATTACAACGACAATAAGAACGacgattattacaattatgaaGAATATTGATATCAAGACCGAACGAACCCTgcttagaatatttataaactattaattagtgtaattaatattaatattactacctATACTCTATTCAAGTTGAGCTTACTGACTTTTGCGCATTCCTATTGAGTCCACAACGATACAAATTATGTGatgaatgatattatacttcaTTATACCTTGTAACGTGTTGCTTACAGCGTTAACTTGAATAGAGTACCACAGCTAGTCGCTataccattttaattattctgtttCACTCTAATAGAAAGTGATGAATgtttatttgcatatttttactatgtcttattaattttacataatcatttggtaaacatttttagagtGAACGTTAAATTtgcaattttataactttattgtaAACGGGTATAATACACGCGAGTATGGTATCTTCTTAGTGCTTTGCAATTTTTGTTCAGAAAATTGCTTACCAATAATTGTAATGttgtaatacatataggttaggtaatattattatattaactataaattataatatatttattttataaaatatatttatatgtataattatttgtatatgtgtgtgtatctgTATAGTACtttctttatatttcatacttcataatttatatttatatacatgataCAATATACGACCTCATAATATCTTGGCAAGTTATCTATAGTTTTAGTACCGTcaacattttagatttaattgttTAGAATTTTCAGATGATGATTATAGTgaaatagacataatatatttattattttgtcaattcCTTCTGCTTTCAATAGATACACCAGCAATTGCAGCATCTTAAAGTCAggcgtataaaaataaattaaacgatGAATGCATCtagtttcatattaaataaatctcaatttttaatttaacatattttattgactgcagtggttctatatttatatgcgtccgtcctatgtttattttataataagcctTTCGAAGAAATGTGACTgagtataatgaaaataatgtatttacaaattatagtagataccta
This sequence is a window from Rhopalosiphum maidis isolate BTI-1 chromosome 1, ASM367621v3, whole genome shotgun sequence. Protein-coding genes within it:
- the LOC113549741 gene encoding uncharacterized protein LOC113549741, coding for MTLRRHLTLALCLALFCMIEWTSGSKLRKQRETTIMKFVKLLFYRLIYGFANMIGMGEVAEEFGDGVLAPPDSDYRQEDAEDDYYNDNKNDDYYNYEEY